Proteins encoded together in one Pseudoalteromonas xiamenensis window:
- a CDS encoding sensor histidine kinase, translating to MAKNATMTRKMDMLQNSINQLVDQEAAFITDRALHGSVAEIKPLVGAYSLQQKSLLSEIESIPHLFERLQALDKSVHEFAMVYEQMVSLQALVGFDQQSGRYGRFRAAAHALQRESENSNDLHLTTLILELRRREKDFLLRFDSVYLQMHEKLMEETSTYVSQLGQSKETLQPLLTTYRQNFDTYVEILQKQGLTPNQGLRGESKLAQQAMRLQLSALSEVLIQHSQQETERLIWWVLLLMVVITTANYALLNYLNGRISNDILAINKTLFNVTKNEDFSLRIDSKGNDEIAQIAHQLDELLEFIETLLSRLSAAQQRLIEEAKMAGLGNMVSGFAHELNTPLGIAITSHSHLKSKMESLREDFDSGKLKKHTLSELISEAEAAMTLLENNLMKTANLIDDFKEVAVHQRQDCKSEFSLKSLLRGVLDCYESELVEPEYVVTLEIPDNLYLFSYPSAFNQIFRYTINNCIKHAKIEGKPLAITLSAKVVNDYIHLYCKDDGLGISKDLLPLVFEPFVTSKRNQGGTGLGLSVTYNLVTQKLEGEIKMQSLPQGGVCIHIILPNTTFKLKD from the coding sequence ATGGCTAAAAATGCGACGATGACGAGAAAAATGGATATGCTGCAAAACAGCATCAATCAACTTGTAGACCAAGAAGCTGCCTTTATCACTGACAGAGCACTACATGGTAGTGTGGCAGAGATTAAACCGTTAGTCGGGGCTTATTCACTTCAACAAAAGAGCTTACTCAGTGAAATAGAATCGATACCACACCTATTTGAACGCCTTCAAGCGCTTGATAAAAGTGTGCATGAATTTGCAATGGTGTATGAGCAAATGGTGTCATTACAGGCGTTGGTGGGATTTGATCAGCAAAGTGGTCGTTATGGTCGATTTCGGGCAGCGGCACATGCACTTCAACGAGAAAGCGAAAATAGCAACGATTTACACCTTACAACGTTAATTTTGGAGTTACGTCGTCGGGAAAAAGACTTTCTGTTGCGGTTCGACTCGGTGTATTTGCAAATGCATGAAAAGTTGATGGAGGAAACGAGTACTTACGTCAGTCAACTTGGGCAATCTAAAGAGACTCTACAACCACTGCTAACAACGTATAGACAAAATTTTGATACCTACGTAGAGATTTTACAAAAGCAGGGACTCACGCCAAACCAAGGGCTTCGAGGTGAAAGTAAATTGGCCCAGCAAGCCATGCGTCTGCAACTCTCGGCCTTATCTGAAGTACTTATCCAACACTCACAACAAGAAACTGAGCGCTTAATTTGGTGGGTATTACTGCTGATGGTGGTGATAACGACCGCAAATTACGCCTTACTCAATTACCTCAATGGACGTATCTCTAATGATATTTTAGCCATTAATAAAACGCTGTTTAACGTGACAAAAAATGAAGATTTTTCACTTAGAATTGATAGTAAAGGGAACGATGAAATCGCACAAATCGCGCATCAATTAGATGAATTGCTTGAATTCATTGAAACCTTGTTGTCGCGTCTCAGCGCTGCCCAACAGCGTTTGATCGAAGAAGCGAAAATGGCAGGACTGGGTAATATGGTCAGTGGCTTTGCTCATGAGTTAAATACTCCACTTGGCATTGCAATTACCAGCCACTCACATTTAAAAAGCAAAATGGAATCGTTGCGAGAGGACTTCGACAGCGGAAAGTTGAAAAAGCACACACTGAGCGAGCTGATCAGTGAAGCTGAAGCAGCAATGACGTTGCTTGAAAACAATTTGATGAAAACCGCGAATTTAATTGACGATTTTAAAGAGGTTGCAGTTCATCAGCGACAAGACTGCAAATCTGAATTTAGCCTCAAAAGTCTATTAAGAGGGGTGCTCGATTGCTATGAAAGTGAACTTGTTGAACCCGAGTATGTGGTTACGCTTGAAATTCCTGATAATCTTTACTTGTTTAGCTATCCTTCCGCGTTCAACCAAATATTTCGTTACACCATTAACAACTGCATTAAACACGCGAAAATAGAAGGAAAACCTTTAGCGATTACGCTCAGTGCTAAGGTAGTCAATGATTACATTCATCTGTATTGTAAAGATGACGGGCTCGGAATAAGTAAAGATTTGCTGCCTTTGGTATTTGAACCGTTTGTCACGAGCAAACGAAACCAAGGTGGAACAGGGCTCGGACTGAGTGTTACCTACAACTTAGTCACTCAAAAATTAGAAGGTGAAATCAAAATGCAAAGCCTGCCACAAGGTGGTGTCTGTATTCACATTATTCTTCCAAACACGACGTTTAAACTGAAGGACTGA
- a CDS encoding response regulator transcription factor, protein MASLLLIDDDIELTELLSEYLTQQGFNVSVCNNGKEGLHVAKKEPFDVILLDVMLPEMDGFEVLKALRTHILTPVIMLTAKGDDFDRIFGLELGADDYIPKPFNHRELVARIRAITRRVEFCQQPSTLNPKLQVSHLCMDLMSRSVLCHDNQIIVTGTEFEILHMLLQKPGQIISKQDISVHVLGRRLAPFDRSIDMHVSNLRKKIQTGTHNPIQTVRGIGYVLTLGDDA, encoded by the coding sequence ATGGCTTCACTTTTACTTATCGATGACGACATAGAACTGACTGAATTATTGAGTGAATATTTGACTCAACAAGGTTTCAATGTATCCGTTTGTAATAATGGAAAAGAAGGCTTACACGTAGCCAAAAAGGAACCGTTTGATGTCATTTTGCTGGACGTCATGCTCCCTGAAATGGACGGGTTTGAAGTACTCAAAGCGTTACGCACTCACATTTTAACCCCAGTTATTATGCTCACCGCTAAAGGCGATGATTTTGATCGGATCTTTGGTCTTGAATTAGGTGCCGACGACTACATACCAAAACCCTTTAATCATCGAGAGCTCGTTGCTCGCATCCGTGCTATTACGCGCAGGGTGGAGTTCTGTCAGCAACCAAGTACGTTAAATCCAAAGCTGCAAGTCAGCCACCTCTGCATGGATTTAATGTCGCGCAGTGTCCTTTGCCATGATAATCAAATCATCGTTACAGGCACGGAGTTTGAGATCCTTCACATGTTGTTGCAAAAACCAGGTCAAATTATCAGTAAACAAGATATCTCGGTTCATGTACTAGGTCGACGCTTAGCGCCTTTTGACCGCTCTATTGATATGCATGTCAGTAATTTAAGGAAGAAAATTCAAACGGGTACTCATAACCCCATTCAAACAGTTCGTGGTATTGGCTATGTTTTAACGTTGGGTGATGATGCGTAA
- a CDS encoding XTP/dITP diphosphatase — MIKQLVLATGNQGKVKELASMLDSFNIEVLPQSTFSVPEVAETGTTFVENAIIKARHAAKITGLPAVADDSGLEVDALNGAPGVYSARFAGDDASDADNIEKLLQAIGDNPSRSARFWCVLVFMKHADDPTPVICQASWEGEISLTPNGNGGFGYDPVFYVPSLDCTAADLSKAQKNAISHRGQALKQLAEKLKVMS; from the coding sequence ATGATTAAACAACTTGTTCTGGCCACGGGTAACCAAGGCAAAGTAAAAGAGCTAGCAAGCATGCTAGACTCATTCAACATTGAAGTGTTACCTCAAAGCACATTTAGCGTGCCTGAAGTAGCCGAAACTGGCACGACATTTGTTGAAAATGCCATTATTAAAGCTCGACACGCAGCCAAAATTACCGGGTTACCCGCTGTTGCCGATGATTCAGGTTTAGAAGTAGATGCCTTGAATGGTGCGCCTGGCGTATATTCTGCTCGCTTTGCGGGCGATGATGCAAGCGATGCCGATAACATCGAGAAGCTCTTGCAAGCAATAGGCGATAACCCTTCTAGAAGTGCACGATTCTGGTGTGTATTGGTTTTCATGAAACATGCCGACGACCCAACACCTGTGATTTGCCAAGCCAGTTGGGAAGGCGAGATAAGCCTCACCCCCAATGGCAATGGAGGCTTTGGTTATGACCCTGTATTTTATGTGCCATCATTAGATTGCACAGCAGCTGACTTGAGCAAAGCGCAAAAAAATGCCATTAGTCATCGTGGTCAAGCGCTCAAACAATTAGCTGAAAAGCTCAAGGTAATGTCGTGA
- a CDS encoding Spy/CpxP family protein refolding chaperone produces the protein MNAKKVMLAVLMGVGLTMAQGAVAKPERGGPDAFLLQPRLAEKLGLSDEQKAQIKKIFEDNKTVRDSLGGDRRVHAEQFKALMSSPTFDEAKARAILEGEQSERLEMHIQQLKARHQVLQVLTQEQRDKLQELRKMRAEKRQKGHRHEG, from the coding sequence ATGAATGCAAAGAAAGTGATGTTGGCTGTTTTAATGGGTGTTGGTTTAACGATGGCACAAGGTGCAGTGGCAAAGCCGGAACGTGGCGGACCGGATGCGTTCTTGTTACAACCACGCTTGGCTGAGAAATTGGGCCTAAGCGACGAACAAAAAGCGCAAATCAAAAAGATTTTTGAAGACAATAAAACAGTAAGAGATTCATTGGGCGGCGACCGCCGTGTTCATGCTGAGCAATTTAAAGCATTGATGAGTAGCCCAACATTCGATGAAGCGAAAGCTCGGGCTATTTTGGAAGGTGAGCAATCTGAGCGTTTAGAGATGCATATTCAGCAGCTAAAAGCACGCCATCAGGTGTTACAAGTTTTAACGCAAGAGCAGAGAGATAAACTGCAAGAACTTCGCAAAATGCGTGCTGAAAAACGTCAAAAAGGCCATCGACACGAAGGCTAA
- a CDS encoding type IV pilus twitching motility protein PilT: MDITELLAFSVQHKASDLHLSSGVSPMIRVDGDVRRINIPVLEAKDVNSLVYDIMNDNQRRDYEQNLEVDFSFEVPNLARFRVNAFNSNRGPAAVFRTIPSEVLTLDDLGAPDIFRKISENPRGLVLVTGPTGSGKSTTLAAMVDYINQNKHHHILTIEDPIEFVHQNKLSLINQREVHRDTHSFSAALRSALREDPDVILVGELRDLETIRLAMTAAETGHLVFGTLHTTSAPKTVDRIIDVFPGEEKDMVRSMLSESLQAVISQTLVKKSGGGRVAAHEIMLGIPAIRNLIREDKIAQMYSAIQTGASHGMQTMDQCLMNLVNRGIISQQEARTKAHDKNQFGYGM; this comes from the coding sequence ATGGATATTACCGAATTATTAGCCTTTAGTGTGCAACACAAAGCGTCTGATTTACACCTTTCTTCAGGTGTGTCGCCGATGATCCGAGTTGATGGCGACGTCAGGCGCATTAATATCCCTGTGCTTGAAGCTAAAGACGTCAATAGTCTCGTGTATGACATCATGAATGATAACCAGCGCAGAGACTATGAGCAAAATCTTGAGGTGGATTTTTCATTTGAAGTACCTAACCTTGCTCGTTTTCGTGTGAATGCGTTCAATTCAAACCGTGGTCCTGCTGCGGTATTTCGTACGATTCCAAGCGAAGTGTTGACGTTGGATGATTTAGGTGCGCCCGATATTTTCAGAAAAATCTCTGAAAATCCAAGAGGTTTGGTGCTTGTAACCGGACCGACAGGTTCCGGTAAATCAACAACGCTGGCCGCAATGGTGGACTATATAAACCAAAATAAACACCACCATATTTTAACCATCGAAGATCCAATTGAATTTGTTCACCAAAACAAGCTCAGTCTTATTAACCAGCGTGAAGTGCATCGCGACACACATTCGTTTTCGGCGGCTCTGCGCAGCGCACTACGTGAAGATCCTGATGTCATTCTGGTGGGTGAATTACGGGATCTGGAAACCATACGCCTTGCGATGACCGCAGCGGAAACTGGCCACTTGGTGTTTGGTACGCTTCATACAACGTCTGCACCAAAAACGGTTGACCGTATTATCGACGTATTCCCAGGTGAAGAAAAAGACATGGTTCGTTCTATGTTATCCGAATCATTGCAAGCCGTTATCTCACAAACCTTGGTGAAAAAATCCGGCGGTGGTCGTGTTGCTGCGCATGAAATCATGTTAGGTATTCCTGCCATCCGAAACTTAATCCGTGAAGATAAAATCGCACAAATGTATTCGGCTATCCAAACCGGTGCTTCGCATGGCATGCAGACGATGGATCAGTGCCTCATGAATTTAGTGAATCGTGGCATTATTTCACAGCAAGAAGCTCGAACTAAAGCGCACGATAAAAATCAGTTTGGTTACGGGATGTAG
- a CDS encoding PilT/PilU family type 4a pilus ATPase has translation MSSPLEPYLHMMVERKASDMFVSAGLPISAKIDGDLQPLDDVEISPERALQFVESVMSEAQKSEFHTTKECNFAIANDEGRFRISAFWQRDCAGMVIRRIVTQIPDVADLKLPSVLTDVIMMKRGLVLFVGGTGTGKSTSLAALIGYRNRNQRGHILTIEDPIEFVHTHKKSMITQREVGIDTDSFEAALKSSLRQAPDVILIGEIRSQETMEYALSFAETGHLCVATLHANNANQAIDRIMHLVPKEKHDKLKYDLALNLRAIVAQQLIPTSDGEGRVAAIEVMLNSPLVAELIKKGDVGSIKEVMAKSKEQGMQTFDQALFELYRTQQINYADALHHADSPNDLRLMIKLQNNEQKGAGFLQGVTVDGLGKD, from the coding sequence ATGTCATCACCACTAGAACCTTATTTACATATGATGGTTGAGCGTAAAGCATCGGACATGTTTGTTTCTGCGGGACTACCTATCAGTGCTAAAATTGATGGCGATTTGCAGCCTCTAGACGACGTTGAAATCAGTCCCGAGCGGGCGCTTCAGTTTGTTGAATCGGTAATGAGTGAAGCGCAAAAAAGTGAGTTTCATACGACTAAAGAATGTAACTTTGCAATTGCCAACGATGAAGGGCGTTTTCGTATTTCAGCGTTTTGGCAACGAGATTGTGCTGGGATGGTTATTCGTCGAATCGTGACACAGATTCCAGATGTCGCTGACTTAAAACTGCCTTCGGTACTTACCGACGTGATCATGATGAAACGTGGTCTAGTGTTGTTCGTGGGTGGTACAGGAACGGGTAAATCTACGTCACTTGCCGCGCTCATCGGTTATCGAAATCGTAATCAACGTGGGCACATTCTGACAATCGAAGACCCCATTGAGTTTGTGCATACGCACAAGAAAAGTATGATTACGCAACGGGAAGTTGGTATTGATACCGACAGTTTTGAAGCCGCGTTGAAAAGCTCATTGCGTCAAGCGCCAGATGTTATTCTCATTGGTGAAATTCGTTCTCAAGAAACAATGGAATACGCGTTAAGTTTTGCGGAAACCGGGCATTTATGCGTTGCAACATTGCACGCGAACAATGCGAACCAAGCGATTGACCGTATTATGCACTTAGTGCCAAAAGAGAAACATGACAAGCTTAAATACGATTTAGCGTTGAACTTGCGCGCGATTGTCGCTCAGCAGTTGATCCCAACGTCGGATGGCGAAGGCCGTGTTGCAGCCATTGAAGTCATGTTGAATTCGCCATTAGTCGCCGAGTTGATTAAGAAAGGCGATGTTGGCTCTATCAAAGAAGTGATGGCTAAATCCAAAGAGCAAGGCATGCAAACGTTTGACCAAGCTTTGTTCGAACTATATCGAACACAACAAATCAACTACGCGGATGCGCTTCATCATGCAGACTCGCCAAACGACTTACGTTTGATGATTAAACTTCAAAATAATGAGCAAAAGGGAGCTGGCTTCTTGCAAGGTGTCACCGTAGATGGTTTGGGTAAAGATTAA
- the proC gene encoding pyrroline-5-carboxylate reductase, with amino-acid sequence MANKTIAFIGTGNMSYAIIGGMVKSGFDAQHIIATNRNEEKLAKVSADFGVQTTTNNLDAIAQAEVIVLSVKPQMMAELCQTIQASGIDFKNKLFVSVAAGITVTRLREMLGHPVRLVRCMPNTPSLLGKGVSGLFAADVSADEQTLIEQVFSSTGIVVWLDEEQKINDIIAVTGSSPAYFFLFMETIEAKAIELGFSAVQARQLVEQTALGAAMMACDQQAISLEQLRANVTSKGGTTHAAIETYKANHINKITSDAMDACIARAKEMEQEL; translated from the coding sequence ATGGCAAATAAAACAATCGCTTTCATCGGCACCGGCAACATGAGCTACGCCATCATCGGTGGCATGGTAAAAAGTGGCTTCGATGCTCAGCACATAATAGCTACGAACCGAAATGAAGAAAAACTCGCAAAAGTCTCTGCCGATTTTGGTGTTCAAACAACAACGAATAATTTAGATGCAATTGCTCAAGCGGAGGTAATCGTCCTTTCCGTTAAGCCGCAAATGATGGCGGAGTTATGCCAAACAATCCAAGCATCTGGAATTGATTTTAAAAACAAATTATTTGTTTCAGTCGCCGCTGGCATTACCGTTACGCGACTTCGAGAAATGCTCGGTCATCCTGTGCGCTTGGTGCGCTGTATGCCTAATACACCGTCTTTACTTGGAAAAGGCGTGTCGGGGCTATTCGCTGCCGATGTAAGTGCAGACGAACAAACGCTTATTGAGCAAGTTTTTAGTTCCACAGGTATCGTTGTCTGGCTTGATGAAGAGCAAAAAATCAATGACATCATAGCGGTTACCGGTTCGTCTCCCGCATACTTCTTCCTGTTTATGGAAACAATTGAAGCGAAAGCTATAGAACTCGGCTTTTCAGCTGTTCAGGCAAGACAATTGGTTGAACAAACGGCACTCGGCGCTGCAATGATGGCCTGCGACCAACAAGCAATTAGCCTTGAACAGTTACGCGCAAATGTAACTTCGAAAGGTGGAACAACGCACGCAGCTATTGAAACATACAAAGCAAACCATATTAACAAAATAACCTCTGATGCGATGGATGCATGTATTGCTCGAGCAAAAGAGATGGAACAGGAACTTTAA
- a CDS encoding YggT family protein, translating to MNALQFIVGIVFDLFLMVVLLRFWLQWARADFYNPLSQFVVKATAFAVNPLRKIIPGLGGVDLASLLLAYLVGVGKMSALMLMFYGMWDAQQALLGGLITMLKEAFNLIFWVLIIRAILSWVAQGYNPIAAVFDQLTEPMLRPIRKVIPPIGGLDLSILVLLIGMQFLQILAMDLLR from the coding sequence ATGAATGCACTGCAGTTTATAGTCGGAATTGTTTTTGATTTATTCCTAATGGTTGTGCTTTTGCGCTTTTGGTTGCAATGGGCACGCGCCGATTTTTACAACCCGTTGAGCCAGTTTGTGGTTAAAGCCACCGCCTTTGCTGTGAACCCACTCAGAAAAATCATTCCTGGCTTGGGTGGCGTTGATTTAGCGTCTCTTTTATTAGCCTACCTCGTTGGTGTCGGTAAAATGTCAGCGCTCATGTTGATGTTTTATGGTATGTGGGATGCTCAACAAGCCTTGCTTGGTGGATTAATTACCATGCTCAAAGAAGCATTCAACCTAATATTTTGGGTGCTAATTATTCGCGCTATTTTGAGTTGGGTTGCGCAGGGGTATAACCCAATTGCCGCCGTTTTTGATCAACTCACAGAGCCCATGTTACGACCTATTCGTAAAGTGATCCCGCCTATTGGAGGGCTCGACTTGTCGATTTTAGTCTTGCTAATCGGTATGCAGTTTTTACAAATTCTGGCTATGGATTTGTTACGCTAA
- a CDS encoding DUF885 domain-containing protein codes for MRKLTFLAAAVSAALLAGCQTTSESTAKAPTVSNTQQVVQSEVEKANALFEESFMRSVMRSPIYQTYMGIKQDYDKWDDDTEARRLEDLELNKKDLVALLAIDRSKLDAQTQVSYDLFKQNLEEEIDDFKWRFHGYPVNQMYGTHSSVPAFLINQHQISDVKDAEAYIARLNGIPTVFDQLIDDLETRANKGIIAPKFVFPHVVESSKNIIKGAPFEKGEDSTLLADFKRKVNALEIGDDEKSALIAKANDALKSAVKPAYSKLIGYVQQLEKRADTRDGAWKFPDGEAYYNVALERTTTTKLTAKEIHEIGLSEVKRIHKEMTAIKDKVGFKGDLKAFMEFMKTDKQFYLPDTEEGKAKYLADATAIIDNMKSRLDELFIVKPKADLLVKRVEAFREKAAGKAFYEQPAPDGSRPGIYYANLYAMDAMPTYQMEALAYHEGIPGHHMQIAIAQELDNMPKFRKFGGYTAYIEGWGLYSELVPKEMGLYADPYSDFGRLSMELWRACRLVVDTGIHAMKWTREQGIDFYVNNTPNAKSDAVKMVERHIVMPSQATAYKIGMLKILELREAAKKELGSKFDIREFHDVVLKNGPVPLNVLENFVNEWVAKKKA; via the coding sequence ATGCGTAAACTCACCTTTCTCGCTGCAGCAGTTAGCGCAGCGCTATTAGCGGGCTGTCAAACGACGAGCGAGTCAACAGCGAAAGCTCCAACCGTTTCGAATACACAACAAGTTGTTCAAAGTGAAGTAGAAAAGGCCAATGCGCTTTTTGAAGAGTCGTTTATGCGCAGCGTAATGCGTAGCCCAATTTACCAAACTTACATGGGCATTAAACAAGACTATGACAAATGGGACGACGACACTGAAGCGCGTCGTTTAGAAGACTTAGAGCTGAACAAGAAAGATCTTGTTGCACTTTTAGCAATCGATCGCAGCAAATTAGACGCTCAAACACAAGTCAGTTACGACTTGTTCAAGCAAAACCTAGAAGAAGAAATTGACGACTTCAAATGGCGTTTTCACGGTTACCCAGTCAATCAAATGTATGGCACGCACTCAAGTGTACCTGCATTTCTTATTAACCAGCACCAAATCAGTGACGTAAAAGATGCTGAAGCGTATATCGCTCGTCTTAATGGTATTCCAACCGTATTCGATCAACTCATTGACGACTTAGAAACGCGCGCAAATAAAGGCATTATCGCACCAAAATTTGTTTTTCCACACGTAGTGGAATCAAGCAAAAACATCATCAAAGGTGCTCCGTTTGAAAAAGGCGAAGATTCAACTTTACTTGCTGATTTCAAACGTAAAGTTAACGCTTTAGAAATTGGTGACGATGAAAAATCAGCGCTAATTGCAAAAGCAAATGACGCGCTTAAATCAGCAGTAAAACCAGCGTATTCGAAACTAATTGGTTACGTTCAGCAGCTTGAAAAACGTGCAGACACTCGTGATGGTGCATGGAAATTCCCTGATGGTGAAGCGTACTACAACGTTGCTTTAGAGCGCACGACAACAACGAAGCTAACGGCAAAAGAAATCCATGAGATTGGCCTGTCAGAAGTGAAGCGCATTCACAAAGAAATGACGGCAATCAAAGATAAAGTTGGCTTCAAAGGTGACTTGAAAGCATTCATGGAATTCATGAAGACGGACAAGCAATTCTACTTGCCTGACACTGAAGAAGGTAAAGCGAAATATTTAGCAGATGCGACGGCGATTATCGACAACATGAAATCACGTCTAGATGAGCTATTCATTGTTAAGCCTAAAGCTGACTTGCTAGTAAAACGCGTAGAAGCGTTCCGCGAGAAAGCAGCAGGTAAAGCTTTCTATGAGCAACCAGCACCAGATGGCTCACGTCCTGGTATCTATTATGCAAACTTGTACGCTATGGATGCAATGCCAACGTATCAAATGGAAGCATTGGCTTACCATGAAGGTATTCCGGGCCACCACATGCAAATCGCGATTGCTCAAGAGTTAGATAACATGCCTAAGTTCCGTAAGTTTGGTGGCTACACAGCTTACATCGAAGGTTGGGGTTTATATTCTGAGCTAGTACCAAAAGAAATGGGTCTGTACGCTGATCCGTATTCAGATTTTGGTCGCCTTTCAATGGAATTATGGCGTGCATGTCGCCTAGTTGTTGATACTGGTATTCACGCAATGAAATGGACGCGTGAACAAGGCATTGATTTCTACGTAAACAATACACCTAATGCAAAATCTGATGCTGTGAAAATGGTTGAGCGCCACATTGTAATGCCATCACAAGCAACGGCGTACAAAATTGGCATGCTTAAGATCCTAGAGCTTCGTGAAGCAGCGAAAAAAGAACTTGGCAGCAAGTTTGATATTCGTGAATTCCATGACGTAGTACTTAAAAATGGTCCAGTGCCATTGAACGTACTTGAAAACTTCGTGAATGAATGGGTTGCAAAAAAGAAAGCTTAA
- a CDS encoding YggS family pyridoxal phosphate-dependent enzyme encodes MVTIAERLNSAYQRLQDAAEKSSYPHPVRLLAVSKTKPIESIQAAYDYGQRCFGESYVQEAIEKVQYFANTPDMEWHFIGPIQSNKSRPIAEHFHWVQSVDREKIAKRLDEQRPLGMPALQVLIQVNISSDPAKSGCMPDEIASLAKLIASAEKLTLRGLMTITELTDDKNKQLNYFQQMRQCFDTLRAQYPEVDTLSMGMSGDLEQAVQAGSTMVRIGTDIFGQRQ; translated from the coding sequence ATGGTTACAATAGCAGAACGACTGAATTCCGCCTATCAAAGACTTCAGGATGCAGCGGAAAAATCTTCGTACCCTCATCCAGTTAGGCTTCTTGCCGTATCAAAAACCAAGCCCATTGAATCGATTCAAGCGGCGTATGATTACGGCCAACGCTGCTTCGGAGAATCTTATGTCCAAGAAGCAATTGAAAAAGTTCAGTATTTCGCCAACACGCCGGATATGGAATGGCACTTTATCGGCCCGATTCAATCAAATAAGTCGCGCCCCATTGCCGAGCATTTTCATTGGGTACAAAGCGTAGACCGAGAAAAGATAGCCAAACGCTTAGACGAACAACGTCCTCTCGGCATGCCCGCGCTTCAGGTTTTGATACAAGTTAATATTAGTTCAGATCCAGCCAAATCGGGATGTATGCCTGATGAAATCGCTTCGCTAGCTAAGCTCATTGCAAGTGCAGAAAAACTCACTTTACGCGGTTTAATGACCATTACTGAACTCACTGATGATAAAAATAAGCAATTGAATTATTTCCAGCAAATGCGTCAATGCTTTGATACACTAAGGGCCCAATATCCTGAAGTCGATACCCTATCCATGGGCATGAGTGGTGATTTGGAACAAGCAGTTCAAGCTGGCTCCACTATGGTGAGGATTGGCACGGATATCTTCGGTCAACGACAGTGA
- the hemW gene encoding radical SAM family heme chaperone HemW: MKLPPLSLYIHVPWCVQKCPYCDFNSHGQKGTIPETEYVQHLLADLQQDLHLVQGRKIHSIFVGGGTPSLLSGKAYDTLLSEIERLIGFEPNIEITLEANPGTVEKDRFKHYVTAGINRISIGVQSMQSDKLKALGRIHDEQEAVNAAHEAEQAGLNSFNLDLMHGLPNQTLDDALSDLREAIALNPPHLSWYQLTIEPNTQFASKPPVLPEDDILWDIQEQGQQLLAEHGYEQYEISGYSKKGFQCQHNLNYWRFGDYLGIGCGAHGKITLPDENRIVRTVKVKHPRGYMDLTKPYMDSTWDVSEEERPFEFFMNRFRLQEACPKQDFEDFTGLALESVQPLIDDAIKKELLEDVGHSWLVTIKGHRYLNDLLESMV; the protein is encoded by the coding sequence GTGAAATTACCTCCTCTGAGTCTTTATATTCATGTTCCGTGGTGTGTTCAAAAATGTCCTTATTGCGACTTTAACAGCCACGGTCAAAAAGGCACGATCCCTGAAACGGAATACGTCCAGCACTTACTGGCCGATTTACAGCAAGATCTTCACTTAGTTCAAGGGCGTAAAATACACAGTATATTCGTTGGCGGGGGCACGCCGAGTCTGCTGTCGGGTAAAGCTTACGATACCCTATTGAGTGAAATTGAACGCTTAATCGGCTTCGAACCCAACATTGAAATTACCCTCGAAGCAAACCCTGGTACCGTAGAAAAAGATCGCTTCAAACATTACGTCACAGCGGGCATTAATCGAATTTCGATTGGAGTGCAAAGCATGCAAAGCGATAAGCTTAAAGCTCTAGGCCGTATTCATGATGAACAAGAAGCCGTAAATGCAGCTCACGAAGCTGAACAAGCCGGGCTAAATAGCTTCAACCTCGACTTAATGCACGGGTTGCCAAATCAAACGCTCGACGACGCACTATCCGACCTGCGGGAGGCTATTGCGCTCAATCCCCCTCATTTGTCGTGGTATCAGCTAACTATCGAGCCAAACACGCAATTCGCCTCAAAACCACCCGTTTTGCCAGAAGACGATATATTGTGGGATATTCAAGAGCAGGGTCAGCAACTTCTCGCTGAACACGGTTACGAGCAATATGAAATTTCAGGCTATTCGAAGAAGGGATTTCAGTGTCAGCATAACCTAAATTATTGGCGATTTGGCGATTATTTAGGCATTGGGTGCGGAGCACATGGCAAGATTACCTTGCCAGACGAAAACCGAATTGTACGAACCGTAAAAGTGAAACATCCTCGAGGCTATATGGATCTCACGAAACCCTACATGGATTCGACTTGGGATGTCAGTGAGGAAGAGCGGCCATTTGAATTTTTTATGAACCGTTTTCGTCTACAAGAAGCCTGTCCAAAACAGGATTTCGAAGACTTTACTGGGTTGGCACTCGAATCGGTTCAACCGCTCATTGACGATGCGATAAAAAAGGAATTACTCGAAGACGTTGGTCATTCATGGTTGGTTACAATTAAGGGCCACAGATATTTGAATGACCTGCTAGAATCAATGGTTTAA